The proteins below come from a single Actinomycetota bacterium genomic window:
- a CDS encoding signal recognition particle-docking protein FtsY: protein TAKGGIVIAIQEQLGIPVKAVGVGEGIDDLENFDPEAFVTAMLE from the coding sequence ACCGCCAAGGGCGGCATCGTGATTGCGATCCAGGAGCAGCTGGGCATCCCGGTGAAGGCGGTGGGCGTCGGCGAGGGCATCGACGACCTGGAGAACTTCGACCCGGAGGCCTTTGTCACGGCGATGCTGGAGTAG